A window of Fusobacteriaceae bacterium genomic DNA:
GCATCTCTTTTTCCGTGCCCAATTGTCCCTCGCCGAAGACCTCCACGGTCACGGCGCCCTTTGTCCGCTCGTTGACGTCCTTCGCGAATTTCTCCAGCGACACGTAACGCGGATTTCCCACAGGCTGGGCGTGCCCCACGGTCATCGTAAACTTTTTCCCGTAAGCGGCCATACTCAACACCAGCATCAACAAACCGACGATCCATAAAACTCTTTTTTTCATAAGTATTTTCCTCCAAAATAATGTAATGTAACAAACTATGCTGTAAATCGCCAAAATTCTTTAAAATCATATCATCATTTGTAATCCGTGTAATCCCAGTCAGTCAAGGTTGCTTCCCGATATACGCCAGTATTCCCCCGTCTACGTACAGGATATGTCCGTTGACGAAATCGCTGGCCTCACTGGCGAGAAATACCGCGGGCCCCATGAGGTCTTCGCTTGTCCCCCAACGGGCCGCCGGAGTCTTCGCCACGATAAAGCTGTCAAAGGGATGCCGGCTGCCGTCGGGTTGCTTTTCCCGGAGCGGCGCGGTCTGCGGCGTCGCGATATAGCCGGGACCTATGCCGTTGCATTGGATATTGTGCTCGCCGAACTCGCTGCAAATATTGCGGGTCAGCATTTTGAGGCCGCCCTTGGCGGCGGCGTAGGCCGAGACCGTCTCCCTGCCCAGTTCCGACATCATGGAGCACATGTTGATGATTTTGCCGCGGCCTTTTTTGATCATGCCGGGAATGACGGCCTTTGATACGATAAAGGGCGCGTTCAGGTCCACGTCGATGACTTTCCGGAAATCCTCCGCGGACATATCCAGCATGGGAATTCTCTTGATGATGCCGGCGTTGTTGACGAGGATATCGATGATCCCGACGTCTTTTTCGATGGCGGCGACCAGCTCCCGCACCTGCGCTTCGTCGGTGACGTCACAGACGTAGCCTTTGGCGTCAACGCCGATTTCTTTGTAAGCGGCCAGCCCCTTGTCGACCAGTTCCCTGTTGATGTCGTTGAAAACGATCTTCGCCCCGGCGGCCGCAAAGGCCGTGGCAACGGCAAAACCGATGCCATACGACGCGCCCGTCACAAGGGCCGTCTTCCCCTTCAGGGAAAAGGCGTCCATGGTAAACTTGTTCATTCATCCACTCCTTCTGATTTTCTTAGATATCAAATTTTCCTTCGTCGGGCTCTTCCTCAAAGTAGTCGCGGTAATCTTCGTCGATGACCTTGCGCATCCGCTTCATGCAGTAAAAAATGTGCTCCCGCAGGACCTGACGCATTTTCCGCGCGTCTTTTTTGGCGATACAGCCCTCGATGGTCTTGTGTTCCCGAATGATTCGGGTAAAATCCATTTCCGTCAGGAAGTCGAGCATCTTG
This region includes:
- a CDS encoding gluconate 5-dehydrogenase, whose protein sequence is MNKFTMDAFSLKGKTALVTGASYGIGFAVATAFAAAGAKIVFNDINRELVDKGLAAYKEIGVDAKGYVCDVTDEAQVRELVAAIEKDVGIIDILVNNAGIIKRIPMLDMSAEDFRKVIDVDLNAPFIVSKAVIPGMIKKGRGKIINMCSMMSELGRETVSAYAAAKGGLKMLTRNICSEFGEHNIQCNGIGPGYIATPQTAPLREKQPDGSRHPFDSFIVAKTPAARWGTSEDLMGPAVFLASEASDFVNGHILYVDGGILAYIGKQP